One region of Corvus cornix cornix isolate S_Up_H32 chromosome 14, ASM73873v5, whole genome shotgun sequence genomic DNA includes:
- the LOC120410811 gene encoding uncharacterized protein LOC120410811: MLKHMRWIQQGKRGRSLCDSECLVRPQGFVSPWIPAQGGGVQGWLPGLAPRAIPSLFPLPRPSAWGKGRLDKTSPFCSTKLVSQPHWAYNYYFLKDEPSSYRQKSPLLSELEFDVLTTVFVPRLRGKSSAGGGKRDLIIELHCDFAHIAGCCNQVTSVSDFLPSPPSSSSSLSFGFFFSFFFPPPFFLSVVQISCLCLGVAETSCYLPSLKILIKGTTFPKNLGSSLPKEGKGSRLRQKPPGLCQALASRHPQAPFPSHHQNKGRHPYIYFFFIYIFLYFYIYIHIYLPPPCSPPNSFTSRIPSIN, from the coding sequence ATGCTAAAACACATGAGGTGGATTCAACAGGGTAAGAGGGGAAGGAGTCTCTGTGATTCCGAGTGTCTTGTTAGACCCCAGGGTTTTGTTTCCCCCTGGATCCCAGCACAAGGAGGGGGTGTCCAGGGCTggctcccagggctggctcCCAGGGCTATCCCATCTCTTTTCCCATTGCCCCGGCCCTCTGCATGGGGGAAGGGGCGGTTGGACAAGACGAGCCCTTTCTGCTCCACAAAGCTCGTCAGCCAGCCGCACTGGGCttataattattatttccttAAAGACGAGCCGAGCAGCTATAGACAAAAAAGTCCCCTCTTGTCGGAGCTGGAATTTGATGTCCTAACGACTGTTTTTGTACCGCGCCTGAGAGGAAAGAGCTCggcaggagggggaaagagagaTTTAATTATAGAGCTGCATTGTGATTTTGCACACATAGCTGGCTGTTGTAATCAGGTTACAAGTGTATctgattttcttccctcccctccctcttcctcctcttctctttctttcggtttttttttttctttttttttccctcccccttttttcctttcagtggtCCAAATTAGTTGCTTATGTTTGGGTGTTGCAGAGACGAGCTGTTATTTGCCTTCCCTGAAGATCTTGATCAAGGGAACAACGTTTCCAAAGAACCTCGGCAGTTCTTTGCCGAAGGAAGGCAAAGGTTCCCGGCTCCGGCAGAAACCcccggggctgtgccaggcactcGCATCCCGCCATCCCCAggctcccttcccttcccaccaccaAAATAAGGGGAGACAcccatatatatattttttttttatatatatatttttatatttttatatttatatacatatatatcttCCTCCCCCATGCTCCCCACCAAATTCCTTCACATCCAGGATTCCCTCAATAAATTGA